The genomic region tGACCCTTGGCCTCAGCGGCGGATCGCCGGACGTGAGTCACTTGCGAAACAACGACGAGGACTCAGGTGAGTTGGTTTCAGGTGTCTATTCTATTTCATTTCTTATTCCCCTATCAACAACTCATTACATCATTTATAGATCTCGAATTCAACTTTTAATACACCTAATGCCTTGGCTAATTCACCTATTACAGCCCATAAAAAGATTAATACGACCCAAGCACTAATACTCGAAAGACTCAGCTAATACTCTATACCTGCTACTTAATTCCACCATACTCGCCTATGCGCTGCCACCTTGGGTCATCACATCCCCCAGATGGATGGAGGACTCTCATTTATCTCCCCTAGACCTCTAGATGTAGGAGCCCATCATTCTTCCCCTTATTCCTCCTCTCTTTCCATAAATTTGACAATCCAGACCTAATGAACAGGGCCCATGACCATAACAATACAGTGTAAAGGGAAAAAAAATAGGAGATCGGTTAGGGTGTGCTGAGAAGTAGAGGATGAAATATCGATGAGAAACtctcaacaacaacaaagccattTGGAggaatgtgtgtgtgtgtgtgtgtgggggggggggggggcaaacTTTGAGAGTTTGGTTACACTTGCTCGTAGCTACCTACCCTATAAATGGGAAAAAACTTGCTTCATCATGAATTACAACTTGCTTCATCTTCTGTAATATGTACATTTAAATGTTCATCTGGTAATCGTCTCCTCTAGATACATCATCTAGGATTGATCCATATATCTGAACCATCAAGCTGCCAGCTGAAAGAAAAAGAACCAATCAACTTATATATTTAAAACCATGAAGCTACTGCAGAAACTAAAGACCAAGGCTCAAAGTCAGCTTCTCTATCTAAAGTTTTAAACCCATCAAGATACTAGCAGAAAAACAAATTATCAAGGACTCGAGATGAAAACTTCTCATTTTGAGAGCTTAAAGATTATTGATGTCTTCAACAATTAAACATGAAAAATTACTGTGAACAAAACTTTATGATCCATAATGTCACTGACAACACGGTGAATACGTTCTTACCCATGATGAAGATAGCCCCGACAAATCCTGTCAGGCCCCATCTCTCGCCGAGCATTACCCATGCAAAAGCAGCACCCCATACAGGTTCCAGACCATAAATAATTGCAGTTTCTGTAGCTGATACAACGCGCATAGCGGCCAcctgaaagaaaaggaaagaaatataGTGCCAACAAAAACGACCTCATCCACGAGAATAGCCGATCTGATGACAACAAAACTAACCTCTGCCCATAAACAAAACGAAGTTGACAATATGCCTGTGTATAGAATTGCTGGCCAAGGAAACAACATCGCCATACCAAATAACTCTGATGGAGACCATACTTTCAAATTCCAGTGTTGTACATTTTGTGTGAAGCATTTAAAAGTATATGACGCTGCTGATAGGATTGCTACAACAAACACCTGGTTTTACACTTGTTTAAGAACCTTGTCAAGACGAACAGAAGAACTCGCATAACTGAGGTAATGAGTCTTAGTCAGAATACTAACCTCACATCCAACAAGAGTTAAGAAATTTTCTTTCTTTATATTTCTTGAAATATGCTCAGTTCTGAGCATATGAATTGCAAAAGAAAAGGCGCTCAAGAGGTTCAGAAGATCACCAACCTGATGGAAGCAAGGGATGAGATCATGAGAACATCAATCAATATGGCAGGCGCAATCCCTAGTGGTGTAGTTCTCAAAACATTCATAATATCCAAATTACTAAAGCAGCGATATAAAAAGTTAAAACTTTCAAGACAATAGTAACCTTGACAGAGCAGTGTCATGGGCCATAAGACAAGCAAACAAAAGGTCAAGACAAACATGTTAACCTGTCCATGTAGATAATCCGACTTACACATGGTGGAGAACCACTTAGCTCCAGCATAATAACACCAAAAAGTGATAAAAATGCCCCAAACCATGTATGGGCAGGTACTTCTGCTCCaataagaccatccaagaacgggaCGATGATAACCTGCAGCAATTTGTATAAATAATAGTGATGTGATCATATTAATACGTTTTAGAGAAGGCATTGTTGTAGAGTTCTTGACAAAGAGTTCTTACTGTGAGTGCAGAAATGAAAGATGCACGTCCAGCACCAGCCGTAACTAACCCCATAGCCTGAGCAAGGTAGGCCACGCTTACCCAAATGCCCAACTCTAGTCCTCTAAAAAGGATTTGCATATTCCTCAGCGATTTTAGTAACAGCGGCACAAAAGGGATGGCTGCTATAGTGAACCTTAACATATTGAAAAGGTCAGGGTCCAAAAGAGCCTCTGCCTGTTTCACAACTGAAATGTTGCTAGCTGAAAGAAATAAAATTGAGTCTTAGCTGAATATGTACGAGGCAATTCAGCATGCAGAATAACTACCAGCACTAGTTCAAACACAAAACATATCCGTGTAagaaaaacacacacacacaaagcAGATGATAAGATAATGCAACTTTCGCATGCTGATTACTATGTGTTGAAAATTTATATATGTGTCATGTGTGTATGTTTTGAACTCAACACTATTAAAATGCATCCTCTTATTATTGTACATATAAGAAATGTAGAATAAACTGAACCAAATGTGACCTTTTCTGCTGACACCACAAAAGATGAAATGAAAACGAAGTGGCCACATCATTTAGCAAAAGGACAAATGGACAATTTGACCAAAAGGAATGTACAGCAATAGCTCTCACACGGTTGAAGCCTGTAGTAGGATCACCATTCATATCGGTAAATTTGATTTGATGGCTACATTAATCCCCAGTGAAAAAATCAATCAAACACACATTAATATCCGCAGCAAAACTCAGGGAATTGAGCACAGAAGAAACAGCCCCCACCCCAAACCTGCTCCACCATTTTATTGTCAACCATAACATCGAACAGGTGAGGTGCAATCATAAACAACCCGTCCGGCCGTCGGTCTCAAGAAGGCGAGGCTCTGTATGATCGTACCGAATATAAGAGTGACCAGATTGAGTAGTACGAGGCTCCGGGCCTTCCTGGGCACCCAAGACACCACCTTCCGCCACGCAGCGCGTGCCCTCCGCCTCGCCGACCAGAGGGCCGTCCGCGGCGGTGATGGGTCCTCAGTTTCAGTTTCAGGGTCAGCGGACTCGCGCATTCCAGGCGACACCGCCTTCCACCTCCTGATTTCATCCGGCGGCTTATTCTGCGATGACCCCTTCGCGGCAGAGAGTGGGGAATCCCTGGACGGGAAGCTGGAGGAGGCAGCGGCCGACGACCGAAGGAGATGTCGCCGTTCTGATAATGTCGTCGCGGGGATGCGGGAGCGAGGGCGAACGAGAGGAACGCCTGGTTGCAGGCAGGTGCGCCCCGGACGGGTAGGGCTCGGATGCTTGGGAAGGAACATCCGGAGCCCGGAGGAGAAGATTCCGAAAGGAGGCGATGCGCGATCGGACGAGAGCGCCGGGCAGGCTAGTAGGAG from Zea mays cultivar B73 chromosome 6, Zm-B73-REFERENCE-NAM-5.0, whole genome shotgun sequence harbors:
- the LOC100382659 gene encoding uncharacterized protein LOC100382659, giving the protein MFLPKHPSPTRPGRTCLQPGVPLVRPRSRIPATTLSERRHLLRSSAAASSSFPSRDSPLSAAKGSSQNKPPDEIRRWKAVSPGMRESADPETETEDPSPPRTALWSARRRARAAWRKVVSWVPRKARSLVLLNLVTLIFASNISVVKQAEALLDPDLFNMLRFTIAAIPFVPLLLKSLRNMQILFRGLELGIWVSVAYLAQAMGLVTAGAGRASFISALTVIIVPFLDGLIGAEVPAHTWFGAFLSLFGVIMLELSGSPPCVGDLLNLLSAFSFAIHMLRTEHISRNIKKENFLTLVGCEVFVVAILSAASYTFKCFTQNVQHWNLKVWSPSELFGMAMLFPWPAILYTGILSTSFCLWAEVAAMRVVSATETAIIYGLEPVWGAAFAWVMLGERWGLTGFVGAIFIMAGSLMVQIYGSILDDVSRGDDYQMNI